In Methanonatronarchaeum sp. AMET-Sl, one genomic interval encodes:
- a CDS encoding TIGR00341 family protein, with the protein MTFRTIEVKVPSDMKDEVLSILGEESVERSLVLKTEDQEMLIRALVPKEKVEEVTEALCEAGVEKEGWLSVATVEVFLSAEAEDIKEEAREEEQDRISRDELKAQTSEMAKLTPSYLILTIVSSVIATCGILINSTAVVVGSMVIAPILGPAVASGVGTVLADRDLFREAIFSEVLGVLIAVISSAIFAWIAFKFNLVSPIYDPMLVDEIIERIYPTFLSIAIAIGSGIAGALSLTVGLSTALVGVMIAVALIPPASVAGIGIALGDPLIAVGASILLAVNVLFLNLSGTLTLRYQGYLPSEYYKQIWVKRDLVRVSIVYVVLIGLASTMVVGVSYNMYSNAAFEGEVEGVVEEVLEGYDELEFKELEMGYDSYYILFEEPVSITISIYSHGPPPDDIKSELSDIIYLETGKELELTVEVIQVL; encoded by the coding sequence ATGACTTTCCGCACAATTGAAGTCAAGGTACCCTCGGATATGAAGGATGAGGTTCTCTCCATTTTGGGTGAAGAGAGTGTTGAGCGGTCTTTAGTTTTAAAAACTGAAGATCAGGAGATGCTTATTAGGGCGCTTGTTCCGAAAGAAAAGGTTGAGGAGGTAACTGAGGCGTTATGTGAGGCTGGAGTGGAGAAAGAGGGCTGGCTTTCAGTGGCGACTGTGGAGGTTTTTCTTTCAGCAGAGGCTGAAGATATTAAAGAGGAGGCTAGGGAGGAAGAGCAAGACCGGATTTCTCGTGATGAGTTGAAGGCTCAGACCAGTGAGATGGCTAAGTTAACTCCTAGTTATCTAATTCTAACGATTGTTTCTTCGGTAATAGCTACTTGTGGTATACTTATTAACAGTACGGCAGTTGTTGTCGGCTCGATGGTTATAGCTCCTATTCTAGGTCCTGCTGTTGCGTCTGGGGTCGGGACTGTGCTTGCAGACAGGGATTTATTTCGGGAGGCAATTTTTTCTGAAGTTTTGGGTGTTCTAATTGCAGTTATTTCTTCAGCGATTTTTGCTTGGATTGCTTTTAAATTTAATTTGGTATCTCCAATCTACGACCCAATGTTGGTTGATGAGATAATTGAGAGAATATATCCAACGTTTTTAAGTATCGCTATAGCGATTGGATCTGGAATTGCTGGAGCACTTTCACTTACTGTTGGATTGAGTACGGCTCTTGTTGGAGTCATGATTGCTGTTGCTCTTATCCCACCGGCATCTGTGGCAGGGATAGGGATTGCTTTGGGCGATCCTTTGATAGCTGTTGGAGCTTCAATATTGCTTGCAGTAAATGTACTGTTTCTTAATCTATCGGGTACATTAACCCTTAGATATCAAGGTTACCTACCTAGTGAGTATTATAAGCAAATATGGGTTAAACGTGACCTTGTTAGAGTAAGCATTGTTTACGTAGTTTTAATTGGCCTTGCCAGTACAATGGTGGTCGGTGTTTCTTATAACATGTATTCTAACGCTGCTTTTGAAGGGGAGGTTGAGGGTGTAGTTGAAGAGGTTTTAGAGGGGTATGATGAACTTGAGTTTAAAGAGCTTGAAATGGGGTATGATAGTTATTATATTTTGTTTGAAGAACCTGTTTCAATAACCATTTCGATTTATTCACATGGTCCACCACCGGATGATATTAAATCTGAGTTAAGCGATATAATTTATTTAGAGACCGGTAAGGAACTTGAATTAACTGTAGAAGTAATACAGGTTCTTTGA
- the pyrI gene encoding aspartate carbamoyltransferase regulatory subunit gives MDDKKLRVGTIRDGTVIDHITAGSALKVVRILGIDEGTEDIVSIAMNVPSNRTGTKDIVKVEGRELASDEVDKIALIAPKGTINIIRDYEVIEKNKVHLPRQIEGVVRCPNRNCISNTEEPINSEFQVVTTNPVKLRCVYCERVLDQYISEHIK, from the coding sequence ATGGATGATAAGAAGCTTCGAGTTGGAACGATTAGAGATGGAACTGTGATAGATCACATTACTGCTGGGTCGGCATTAAAGGTTGTTCGGATACTTGGTATCGATGAAGGGACAGAGGATATTGTTTCTATTGCAATGAATGTACCTTCGAATAGAACCGGGACCAAGGACATTGTTAAGGTTGAAGGTAGGGAGCTTGCTTCTGATGAGGTTGATAAAATAGCTTTAATAGCTCCAAAGGGAACTATAAACATAATACGTGATTATGAGGTTATTGAAAAGAATAAGGTTCATTTGCCCAGACAGATAGAGGGCGTGGTTAGATGTCCTAACCGTAACTGTATATCGAATACTGAGGAACCGATAAACTCAGAGTTCCAGGTTGTAACAACCAACCCTGTTAAGCTTCGGTGTGTATATTGTGAACGTGTTCTCGACCAATATATCTCTGAACACATAAAATAA
- the pyrB gene encoding aspartate carbamoyltransferase: MNFSGSDIISMQDFSKDGVFEVLSHAREVEEEGPVNDLSGLVLANLFFEPSTRTKLSFETAMKRLGGEVISIDSVDASSIKKGETLADTVRVIEGYADALVLRHPKDGAAKMAARFTDSPVINAGDGSNEHPTQTLTDLYTIWKERGKIDGLNIAVLGDLKYGRTVHSLVIPLSMFDVNLFLISPPQLEIRTEILEDIKRNTAEIYKTDSLMEVIGEIDILYATRIQKERFADPNEYEKVSGSYKIDKEVLGDAREDLILMHPLPRVDEIDPEVDEMEFASYFEQSANGVFIRMALLEMILGGVVDG; encoded by the coding sequence ATGAATTTTAGTGGTAGCGATATAATTTCGATGCAGGATTTTAGTAAGGACGGGGTGTTCGAGGTGTTGTCTCATGCTAGAGAGGTTGAGGAGGAGGGGCCTGTTAATGATTTGTCTGGTTTGGTTTTAGCCAACTTGTTTTTTGAGCCAAGTACTCGAACTAAACTGTCTTTTGAGACCGCTATGAAAAGGCTTGGAGGCGAGGTTATTTCAATTGATTCTGTTGATGCCTCTAGTATAAAGAAGGGGGAGACGTTGGCGGATACTGTTCGTGTGATTGAGGGTTATGCAGATGCCTTGGTTTTGAGACATCCAAAGGATGGGGCGGCTAAGATGGCTGCTCGATTCACGGACTCTCCGGTAATAAACGCTGGTGATGGTTCTAATGAACATCCAACCCAGACTTTGACTGATTTATATACTATCTGGAAGGAGAGGGGTAAGATTGATGGTTTGAACATAGCTGTTTTAGGTGATTTGAAGTATGGACGAACCGTTCACTCCCTTGTTATACCTCTATCGATGTTCGATGTCAATCTGTTTCTAATCTCCCCACCCCAACTTGAAATTAGAACTGAAATATTGGAGGATATAAAAAGAAATACTGCAGAGATCTATAAGACTGATTCTCTTATGGAGGTTATAGGTGAAATAGATATTCTTTATGCGACCAGAATACAGAAAGAGAGGTTTGCTGACCCAAATGAATATGAAAAGGTTTCAGGGAGTTATAAAATCGATAAAGAGGTTTTGGGTGATGCTAGAGAGGACTTGATTTTGATGCATCCGTTACCACGGGTTGATGAGATTGATCCAGAGGTTGATGAAATGGAGTTTGCATCTTATTTTGAACAATCGGCTAACGGTGTTTTTATTCGTATGGCGTTGTTGGAGATGATTTTAGGTGGTGTTGTTGATGGATGA